From one Rhizobium sp. CIAT894 genomic stretch:
- a CDS encoding GNAT family N-acetyltransferase gives MPAFELTASPSPEELAVITDALSAFNNSDVGPADRRPLAVLIRDTDGKVTGGLSGFTAWGWLFTQMLYIPDTLRGTGLAGKILAKAEDEAKARGCRGAWIDTFSPQALRAYLRQGYEVFGELEDFPEGRTRSFLRKKL, from the coding sequence ATGCCGGCATTCGAGCTGACCGCCTCACCCTCGCCGGAGGAACTCGCTGTTATCACCGATGCGCTCTCGGCCTTCAACAATAGTGATGTTGGCCCCGCGGATCGCCGGCCGCTTGCCGTCCTCATCCGCGACACGGACGGCAAGGTGACCGGCGGTCTGTCCGGCTTTACCGCCTGGGGCTGGCTGTTTACCCAGATGCTCTATATTCCCGATACGCTGCGCGGCACCGGTCTCGCCGGCAAGATCCTCGCGAAAGCGGAAGACGAGGCGAAAGCCCGGGGCTGCCGCGGCGCCTGGATCGACACGTTCAGCCCGCAGGCCTTGCGAGCCTATCTGCGTCAGGGTTATGAGGTCTTCGGGGAGCTTGAGGATTTCCCGGAGGGCCGCACACGCAGCTTCCTCCGGAAAAAACTCTAA
- a CDS encoding metallophosphoesterase encodes MFKLAHISDVHLGPLPRLSIQELFSKRITGFVNWHRNRRKHLFGSTLDLLLDDIRAHQADHLAVTGDLVNLASGIEIRAAAAWLRELGDPADTSVVPGNHDAYVPGAYEKSMRAWYDYVRGDLAPPQWQEDRHIFPYLRIRGKVAIVGCSTAVATPPFAASGFFGARQARDTVNMLRAAGEAGLFRVVMIHHPPIRGATTFYKRMIGIRRFAAVISTGGAELVLHGHTHLNTLHWLRGQVQPVPVVGIASASQGPGSIKPPGAYNLFSIDGAPGAWELSGERFSLNRSGDAVMPESVDIFAR; translated from the coding sequence ATGTTCAAACTCGCGCATATTTCCGACGTCCACCTCGGGCCGCTGCCCCGTCTTTCCATCCAGGAGCTGTTTTCAAAACGCATAACGGGCTTTGTGAACTGGCATCGAAATCGACGCAAGCACCTTTTCGGCAGCACGCTGGATCTGCTGCTCGACGACATCCGCGCCCATCAGGCCGATCATCTGGCCGTGACCGGCGACCTTGTCAATCTGGCGAGCGGCATTGAGATCCGCGCCGCCGCCGCCTGGCTGCGTGAACTCGGCGACCCCGCCGACACTTCCGTCGTTCCCGGCAATCACGACGCCTATGTGCCCGGCGCCTACGAGAAGTCGATGCGCGCCTGGTATGATTATGTCCGCGGCGATCTCGCCCCGCCGCAATGGCAGGAGGATCGCCATATCTTCCCCTATCTGCGCATCCGCGGCAAAGTCGCGATCGTCGGCTGCTCGACGGCGGTCGCGACACCTCCCTTTGCCGCCTCCGGCTTTTTCGGCGCCCGCCAGGCCCGCGATACCGTCAACATGCTGCGCGCGGCCGGCGAGGCCGGTCTCTTCCGCGTCGTCATGATCCATCATCCGCCGATCCGCGGCGCCACCACCTTCTACAAGCGCATGATCGGCATTCGCCGCTTCGCCGCGGTGATTTCGACCGGCGGCGCCGAGCTGGTGTTGCACGGGCATACGCACCTCAACACGCTGCACTGGCTGCGCGGCCAGGTCCAGCCGGTGCCCGTCGTCGGCATTGCCTCGGCCTCGCAGGGACCGGGCAGCATCAAGCCGCCCGGCGCCTACAACCTCTTCTCCATCGATGGAGCTCCCGGCGCCTGGGAGCTCAGCGGTGAGCGCTTCAGCCTCAACCGGTCCGGCGATGCCGTGATGCCGGAAAGCGTCGATATTTTCGCGCGTTAG
- a CDS encoding glutathione S-transferase family protein: protein MGMLVDGVWHDVWYDTKESQGQFKRQPSQFRNWVTSDGEAAPSGSSGFKAEAGRYHLYVSLACPWAHRTLIFRKLKKLEELISVSVVDPLMLENGWEFKVGDGATGDPLFGAAALWQIYAKADPHYSGRVTVPVLWDKKSGTIVNNESAEIIRMFNSAFDGLTDSKIDFYPEDLRAEIDALNATVYDTVNNGVYKAGFATTQDAYEENVGKLFETLDMLDERLGKGRYLFGNRQTEADWRLFTTLVRFDAVYVGHFKCNIRRLADYRNLPGYLRDLYQTAGIAETVNLTHIKQHYYRSHKTINPTGIVPVGPALDLDSPHGRATAPRVFSDAQRTP from the coding sequence ATGGGAATGCTGGTGGACGGCGTCTGGCATGACGTCTGGTACGACACGAAGGAGAGCCAGGGCCAATTCAAGCGACAGCCGTCGCAGTTTCGCAACTGGGTGACCTCGGATGGTGAGGCCGCCCCTTCCGGCAGCAGCGGCTTCAAGGCCGAGGCCGGGCGTTACCATCTTTATGTTTCGCTTGCCTGTCCCTGGGCGCACCGCACGCTGATCTTCCGCAAGCTGAAAAAGCTGGAGGAGCTGATTTCGGTCTCTGTCGTCGATCCGCTGATGCTCGAGAACGGCTGGGAATTCAAAGTCGGCGACGGCGCCACGGGCGACCCGCTTTTCGGCGCGGCCGCGCTCTGGCAGATCTACGCCAAGGCCGATCCGCATTATTCCGGCCGCGTGACCGTTCCCGTCCTCTGGGACAAGAAATCAGGCACGATCGTCAACAACGAATCCGCCGAGATCATCCGCATGTTCAACAGCGCCTTCGACGGCCTGACCGACTCGAAGATCGATTTCTATCCGGAAGATCTGAGAGCCGAAATCGACGCGCTGAATGCCACCGTCTACGACACAGTCAACAACGGCGTCTACAAGGCGGGCTTTGCCACCACCCAGGACGCCTATGAGGAAAATGTCGGCAAGCTGTTCGAAACCCTCGATATGCTCGACGAACGCTTGGGCAAGGGCCGCTACCTCTTCGGCAACCGCCAGACCGAGGCCGACTGGCGCCTGTTCACCACGCTGGTGCGTTTCGACGCCGTCTATGTCGGCCATTTCAAGTGCAACATCCGCCGCCTCGCCGACTACCGCAACCTGCCCGGCTATTTGAGGGATCTCTACCAGACGGCGGGCATTGCCGAGACGGTGAACCTGACGCACATCAAGCAGCATTATTACCGCAGCCACAAGACGATCAATCCGACCGGCATCGTCCCCGTCGGCCCGGCGCTCGATCTTGACAGCCCACACGGCCGCGCTACAGCGCCGCGCGTCTTTTCAGACGCGCAAAGGACGCCATAG
- a CDS encoding anti-sigma factor, whose product MPDLRKLPLEAQLTALLDGEVSPEQRHELEQRLAVDENARRLHERLRHGADFGRRRLDDILKEPVPLALVRSIKSTQPPKTPIAQRATRPQVKLAPTGPQALAAALILFAVGCGIGYFVGTSPDADDIAATTSTAAPANTSDWLGDVTAYQRLLIRQPRHLVEVPASQAEEISSWLTTAIGVPFRVPDLSAESWTFQGARVILGDSRPVGQLVYSNADGDVISICFRKDALPPETDDFKETIKDEIGLVTWHNAGTSYVLAGPSAEAALGQLAMKIATAI is encoded by the coding sequence TTGCCCGATCTTAGGAAATTGCCGCTCGAAGCCCAGCTCACCGCCCTTCTCGACGGCGAAGTCTCGCCCGAACAGCGCCACGAGTTGGAGCAGCGCCTGGCAGTCGACGAGAACGCCCGCCGCCTGCATGAGAGGCTGCGCCACGGCGCCGATTTCGGCCGCCGCCGCCTCGACGATATCCTGAAGGAGCCGGTGCCGCTCGCCCTCGTCCGCTCGATCAAGAGCACGCAGCCGCCGAAGACGCCGATCGCCCAGCGCGCCACGCGCCCGCAGGTGAAACTGGCGCCGACCGGCCCGCAGGCGTTGGCCGCCGCTCTCATCCTCTTCGCCGTCGGTTGCGGTATCGGCTATTTTGTCGGCACCAGCCCTGATGCCGACGACATCGCCGCCACGACCTCGACCGCCGCGCCCGCCAATACCAGCGACTGGCTGGGCGACGTCACCGCCTATCAGCGGCTGCTGATCCGTCAGCCCCGTCATCTCGTCGAAGTACCCGCCTCGCAGGCCGAGGAAATCTCCAGCTGGCTGACCACCGCGATCGGCGTGCCTTTCCGCGTGCCCGATCTCAGCGCCGAATCCTGGACCTTCCAGGGCGCCCGCGTCATTCTCGGCGACAGCCGCCCTGTCGGCCAGCTCGTCTATTCCAACGCCGACGGCGACGTCATCTCCATCTGCTTCCGCAAGGACGCGCTGCCGCCGGAGACCGACGATTTCAAGGAAACGATCAAGGACGAGATCGGTCTTGTCACCTGGCACAATGCCGGCACGTCCTACGTGCTTGCCGGCCCCTCCGCCGAAGCCGCCCTCGGCCAGCTCGCCATGAAGATCGCTACGGCGATTTGA
- a CDS encoding NUDIX domain-containing protein, translating into MVDKEKRPPHIRLALRLLHVYFSFARGMTMGVRAACFDAEGRIFLVRHSYVGGWHMPGGGLERNETVEEALAKELREEGNLRIIGKPQLVQVYFNTTTTRRDHVVFYRASVEQTAPRPPDWEISDSGFFSLDSLPAGTTEATHRRLAELRGEQEPDHRW; encoded by the coding sequence ATGGTGGATAAAGAAAAGCGGCCCCCTCACATCAGGCTGGCCTTGCGCCTCCTGCATGTCTATTTCTCCTTCGCCCGCGGCATGACGATGGGTGTCAGGGCTGCCTGCTTCGACGCCGAAGGGCGGATTTTCCTGGTGCGTCACAGCTATGTCGGCGGCTGGCATATGCCGGGCGGCGGGCTGGAACGCAACGAGACGGTCGAGGAAGCGCTCGCCAAGGAACTGCGCGAGGAGGGCAACCTCAGGATTATCGGCAAACCGCAACTGGTCCAGGTCTATTTCAACACCACGACCACACGGCGCGACCATGTCGTATTCTACCGGGCCAGCGTCGAGCAGACGGCGCCGCGCCCGCCGGATTGGGAAATCTCCGACAGCGGCTTCTTCTCGCTCGACAGCCTGCCCGCCGGCACGACCGAGGCGACGCATCGCCGCCTGGCCGAGTTGCGCGGCGAGCAGGAACCTGACCACCGGTGGTGA
- a CDS encoding RNA polymerase sigma factor, whose amino-acid sequence MRQPATTIDLRRDLVGLLPRLRRFAITLAGEAAVADELVQAVCQRAIAKGHQWSGEGRLESWIYTLARQQWTDDSRKRKPKASVRGNVTDIREAARERSAAVDPDAIHRMIADMPDGLSSMFLLVDVEGHSYQQAADIMGTPVANVVSQLATARLHFAGLADTHPIHRY is encoded by the coding sequence ATGCGTCAACCCGCAACGACCATCGACCTCCGGCGTGATCTCGTCGGCCTTCTGCCCCGCCTTCGCCGCTTCGCGATCACGCTCGCGGGTGAGGCTGCCGTCGCCGACGAACTCGTTCAGGCCGTCTGTCAGCGCGCCATCGCCAAGGGCCATCAATGGAGCGGTGAAGGCCGGCTGGAAAGCTGGATCTATACGCTTGCCCGCCAGCAGTGGACGGACGACAGCCGCAAGCGCAAGCCGAAGGCTTCCGTCCGCGGCAACGTCACCGATATCAGAGAAGCCGCGCGCGAGCGCTCGGCTGCGGTCGATCCCGACGCCATCCATCGCATGATCGCCGACATGCCGGACGGCCTGTCCAGCATGTTCCTGCTCGTCGACGTCGAAGGCCACAGCTACCAGCAAGCGGCCGACATCATGGGCACGCCGGTGGCAAATGTCGTCTCGCAGCTTGCCACCGCCAGGCTGCATTTTGCCGGGCTCGCCGACACCCACCCGATTCACAGGTACTGA
- a CDS encoding N-acetyltransferase: MLPNAQGVFETHQSVHPVSVIMYKHDLVYLTEDASHDAAIEHINEEAFGPGRFARAAARIREQGPHDLSLSFICTDNGETIASVRMTPVLAGTAKGHLLGPLAVRPSHKNQGIGRELVRIAVEAARRKGSEAVILVGDPPYYGPLGFEKVAYNALSFPGPVDPGRVLVVPIAEGVHERLKGIIAWHG, from the coding sequence ATGCTCCCGAACGCCCAAGGCGTGTTCGAGACCCATCAATCTGTCCATCCGGTTTCTGTCATCATGTACAAGCACGATCTCGTCTACCTCACCGAAGACGCGTCTCATGACGCCGCCATCGAACACATCAACGAAGAAGCCTTCGGTCCCGGTCGCTTCGCGCGCGCTGCCGCGCGCATCCGCGAGCAGGGGCCGCATGATCTGTCGCTCTCCTTCATCTGCACCGACAATGGCGAGACGATTGCTTCCGTGCGGATGACGCCGGTGCTGGCCGGCACGGCGAAGGGGCATTTGCTCGGCCCGCTTGCCGTCCGGCCCTCGCACAAGAACCAGGGTATCGGCCGTGAGTTGGTACGGATCGCGGTGGAGGCGGCCAGACGCAAGGGCTCGGAAGCGGTCATCCTGGTCGGCGATCCGCCCTATTACGGCCCGCTCGGCTTCGAGAAGGTCGCCTATAACGCGTTGTCCTTTCCGGGACCCGTCGACCCCGGCCGCGTACTCGTCGTTCCGATCGCCGAAGGCGTGCACGAGCGGCTGAAGGGCATTATCGCCTGGCACGGATGA